The DNA segment CCGCACGTCATAGCCGAGGGACCGCAGATCGCCCTCGATCGACGATCCGGGCACCGGCTGACCGGTGAGGATGGCGGTCGACAACCGAACTCACTCCCTGGGTACCGGCATTCGCGCCGGTCATGTACATGGTGGCGGCGCCCCCGCCGGTGTCGGCCGGGCGGCGTGTCGGCAGAGGCTATCGGATGATTGGAAGCCAACGTTCACCGGCCGTTTGGCGGAGCGATCAACGTGGTTTGCCCTGAGCTTTGCCGCGATCATCATCAGGGATTACGGGGTCCGCCCACAAACTCGCGCTCGCAGACCGGGGCATCGGGGACATTGCCTACCCCGCCGGGGGCCCGTCATAGGGTGGGCGACCATGACATGGCTGATCACAGGCGGAGCCGGCTACATCGGAGCACATGTGGCGCGGGCCATGACCGACGCCGGGGAGCGGGTCCTCGTACTGGACGACCTCTCGGCCGGGTATCCCGCCCGGCTCCCTGCGGACGTCCCGCTCGTCGAGGGCTCGGCGCTGGACGGTGACCTGCTGAAGCGCGTGTTCGCGGAGCACGCGGTGACGGGTGTGGTGCATCTCGCCGCGCGCAAGCAGGTCGGGGAGTCCGTGGCGCAGCCGACGCGCTACTACACGGAGAACGTGGGCGGCCTCGCCACACTCCTGGAGGCGGTCGCCGAGGCGGGGATCAAGCGGTTCCTGTTCTCGTCGTCCGCGGCCGTCTACGGCAACCCGGATGTGGACCTCATCACGGAGGACACTCCGTGCGCGCCGGTGAACCCGTACGGCGAGACCAAGCTCACCGGCGAGTGGCTGGTGCGGGCGGCGGGCCGGGCGCACGGCATCGCGACCGTGTGCCTGCGCTATTTCAACGTCGCCGGCGCCGCGTCGCCCGAGCTGGCCGACACGGGCGTCTTCAACATCGTCCCCATGGTCTTCGACCGGCTCACCCGCGACGAGGCGCCGCGGATCTTCGGCGACGACTATCCGACGCCGGACGGCACCTGCGTCCGCGACTACATCCATGTCGCCGACCTCGCCGAGGCTCACCTGGCGGCGGCCCGGCGGCTCAGCGAAGGGGACGCAAGCGGCGATCTGACGGTCAACATCGGTCGCGGCGAGGGCGTCTCCGTCCGCGAACTGATCACCGTCATCGCCGAAGTCACCGGTGACGCACGCCCCGCCCTCGTCGAGGACCGGCGCCCCGGAGACGCCCCGCGCGCGGTCGCGTCGGCCGCACTGGCGGCCGAGGAGCTGGGCTGGACGGCTCGGCGCGGGGTACCCGAGATGGTCGAGTCGGCGTGGCAGGGGTGGCTGTTGCACCACGGCTAGCGAGCTGCCGACCGATCATGTGAAGCGCCCTGACCTGCGGGTCGTTTGCGCAGGTCAGGGCACATGACAACGGTGTTCAGTGCCGCGTTGCCGGATACCCCCCACCCGTAGTTCACTGTGATCCCGGACGGATTTCCGATCGGACATTCCGATCGTCGACGGACCACAGAAGGGCGGCTTTCTCATGGGGGCAGGGCACGATCACGGGCACGCGCCCACGACCGGCACGGCGGCATCCGCGTACCGCGGAAGGCTGCGCGTCGCGCTGTCGATCACCCTCGGCGTCATGGTGGTCCAGATCGTCGGCGGTCTGGCCGCGGACTCGCTCGCCCTGATCGCGGACGCCGCCCACATGGCGACGGACGCGGTGGGTCTGGCCATGGCCCTGCTCGCCATCCACTTCGCGAACCGCCCGCCGAGCGAGAAGCGCACCTTCGGTCTCGCCCGCGCGGAGATCCTCGCAGCCCTCGCCAACTGTCTGCTCCTGCTGGGCGTCGGCGGCTATGTCCTCTACGAGGCGATCGAGCGTTTCCTCACACCGGCGGACACCAACGGCGGCCTGATGATCGTGTTCGGCGCGATCGGCCTGGTCGCGAACATGATCTCGCTCACGCTGCTGATGCAGGGACAGAAGGAGAGCCTGAACGTGCGCGGCGCGTTCCTCGAGGTGGCCGCGGACGCCCTGGGCTCGCTCGCGGTGCTGATCTCCGCGGCGGTGATCCTGACCACCGGCTGGCAGGCCGCCGACCCGATCGCCTCGCTCGTCATCGGCCTGATGATCGTGCCGCGCACCCTCAAGCTGCTGCGCGAGACCCTCGACGTCCTGCTGGAGTCGGCCCCCAAGGATGTCGACATGGCCGAGGTGCGGGCCCACATACTCGCCCTGGACGGTGTCGAGGACATCCACGACCTGCACGCCTGGACGATCACGTCCGGCATGCCGGTGCTGTCGGCCCATGTGGTGGTGCGCTCCGACGTACTGAACGCGATCGGCCACGAGAAGATGCTGCACGAGCTCCAGGGCTGCCTCGGCGACCACTTCGACGTAGAGCACTGCACCTTCCAGCTGGAGCCGGTCGGGCACGCGGAGCACGAAGCCCGGCTCTGTCACTGAAACAACCGTACGGTCCGATAAGACGTCAGTACGGACGGAATGCAGCGATCCGGTGGTAGGCCGCGTCCTCATGCTCACAGCGCCCCCGCCGACGGTTCCGTGCCCGCCGCGCCGGGCACGATCAACTGCCGGGAGTGCCGGATTCGTACGGCACACTTGGGGCGCAAGACCGAAGTGAAGGATGGGTATGCCGATCACACCTGCCACCGCGACGCACAGTCCGTCGAACGGCGCCGCAGACGCGATTTTGCTGGAACTGGTCGACGAGAACGGTGTGACGATCGGCACCGCCGAGAAGCTCGCCGCCCATCAGCCTCCCGGGCAGCTGCACCGCGCCTTCTCCGTGTTCCTCTTCGA comes from the Streptomyces sp. NBC_00443 genome and includes:
- the galE gene encoding UDP-glucose 4-epimerase GalE, producing the protein MTWLITGGAGYIGAHVARAMTDAGERVLVLDDLSAGYPARLPADVPLVEGSALDGDLLKRVFAEHAVTGVVHLAARKQVGESVAQPTRYYTENVGGLATLLEAVAEAGIKRFLFSSSAAVYGNPDVDLITEDTPCAPVNPYGETKLTGEWLVRAAGRAHGIATVCLRYFNVAGAASPELADTGVFNIVPMVFDRLTRDEAPRIFGDDYPTPDGTCVRDYIHVADLAEAHLAAARRLSEGDASGDLTVNIGRGEGVSVRELITVIAEVTGDARPALVEDRRPGDAPRAVASAALAAEELGWTARRGVPEMVESAWQGWLLHHG
- a CDS encoding cation diffusion facilitator family transporter codes for the protein MGAGHDHGHAPTTGTAASAYRGRLRVALSITLGVMVVQIVGGLAADSLALIADAAHMATDAVGLAMALLAIHFANRPPSEKRTFGLARAEILAALANCLLLLGVGGYVLYEAIERFLTPADTNGGLMIVFGAIGLVANMISLTLLMQGQKESLNVRGAFLEVAADALGSLAVLISAAVILTTGWQAADPIASLVIGLMIVPRTLKLLRETLDVLLESAPKDVDMAEVRAHILALDGVEDIHDLHAWTITSGMPVLSAHVVVRSDVLNAIGHEKMLHELQGCLGDHFDVEHCTFQLEPVGHAEHEARLCH